In Halanaerobium praevalens DSM 2228, the DNA window TTTTTCACATAAAATATGTTTACCAGCGGCAGCTGCTTTTAAAACCCATTTTTTGTGTAAACTATTTGGAAGCGGGATATAAACTGCTTCAACTTCAGGATCTGCCAAAAGCTTGTCATAAGCTGAATAAGCTTTTTCTGCTCCAAACTTTTTGGCAAACTCAATTGCTTTATCTGAATTTCTACTCGCCACTGCCCACAACTTCGAATTATCTGCTTTTTTAATAGCTGGAATCACAGCTTTGCGGGCAATATTAGCACAACCTAAAATTCCCCAATTTATTTTTTGCATCTGATTCACTCCTTTTTTTCTTATTTTAATTGTTTAAATTAATTTTAATGAAGAAATCAAAAAAATTCAAGCAGACTAAAACTCAGCCTGCTTAAGACTGAGTTTATCAAAATAAAACTAAAATTCTACTAGCTGCTAAATATTAACCTTTAACAGAACCGGCCAGCATTCCTTTAATAAAATAGCGGCCAAAAATAATATAAACTAAAAGTGTTGGCAAAGCTGTTATAATAGCTCCACTCATCTGTACATTCCATTCTACAACCTGACTCCCAGCTAAATTTGTTAAAGCAACAGTTATCGGCTGGCTTTGGGTATCAGTTAAAGTTACAGCAAATAAAAATTCATTCCAAATATTTGTAAATTGCCAGATAAAAACAACCACAAATGAAGGAATAGAAATTGGTAAAAATATATACCTATAAATACTAAAAATATTAGCCCCATCTACTTTGGCTGCTTCTGTTAGGGCTTGAGGTACATCTTGATAATAATTTCTAAACATTAAAGTTGTAATTGGCAGTCCATAAACTACATGGACTAAAATCAAACCAGGAATAGATCCATAAAGACCTATAGATTGCATAAATTGAACTAAAGGAAAAAGTACACTTTGATAAGGAATAAACATCCCAAATAAAATTAGGGCAAAAAGTGTATCAGAACCTTTAAACTTCCAGTGTGCTAAAACATAACCATTCATTGAGCCCAAAAGAGCCGAAAATAAAGTAGCTGGAATTACTAAATATAAACTATTAAGTACATTAGGGGCTAAACGAGCAAAAGCAGTTTTAAAACCAGCAAAAGAAATACTCTGTGGTAAATTCCACATAGTATTAATTGAGACTTCACTAAAACTTTTTAAACTAGTAGTTAAGAGGACATACATTGGAATTAAAAAGAAAATAGCAAAAATAATTAAAATGGAATAACGAATTGCTTTTTCAGCTGCAGTATTTTTTTCTTTCATTATTTAATCCTCCTTAAAGCTGTGGATCAGGTAAGGGATAATTAGTAATCCTACCATCATTAATAACACAATAGCAATGGCAGATCCAGTTGAATATCGATTTGATCTAAAGGTTGCTTCAAACATATAAACAGCTGGAATATCAGTTACATTATTTGGTCCACTACCTGTCATTGCATAAATTAAAGCAAAAGCTTTAAGTGAAACATGAGCCAAGACTATAATTGCTGATAAAGTAATTGGTTTCTGCATTGGAAATAATATTTGAGTAAAAATTTGCCATTTGCTTGCACCATCTATCCGCGCTGCCTCGATCAACTGCTGATCAATACCGCGCAAACCAGCTAACCACATTGCCATAGTATAACCAGAATACTGCCAAATAGCAGCAATAATGACCGCAATTAAAGCTATATTAAAACCAAAAACATTATTAGTACTAGTAAACCAACCCCACTGTAGTGCTTCTAAATTTAATTGTTCAAATAAAAGGTTAATCCCGCGTGGATTTAAAGGTAAACGACCTGGAGCAAAGATCCAGCGCCAAACTGTACCTGTTACCACAAAAGAAATTGCCATCGGAAATAAATATAAGTTCTGAAAAAAATAACTACCTTGAGGCTTATTATTTAAAATTAGGGATAAAATAATCCCAATTGTCAAACAGCCTAAAATGAAAAATAAGGTAAAATAAAGGGTATTCCAAAGATCAGTCTGAAATCTACTTTCTTGCAAAAGCTGACGGTAATTTTCCAAACCTATATAATCTTTAGCCTTTCGCATAAAACTACCAAAGGTATCCCAATCAAGCAGAGAAATTTGAACACTTCGGCTAATAAACCCATAAACAAATATAGAAAGAGCAATAATTGATGGTGATAAAATTGCAAGTGAAGTTAAAGACTCTTTATGTTTTCTTTTCATTTTTACCACTCCATAAAATAAATCTTCCCCTCCTAGATAGGAGGGGAGATATTGCATTATTGGACATATTCTTGATGATTTTGCTGGAAGCTTTCAAAAGCTTGATCAACATCACCAGAAGTAATAAAGCTATTAATTGTATCACTTAAAGCAGTGATAAAACCTTCAGGTGCAGCAGAACCATGAGCAATCGAAGGAACTAAAGTGTCATTAGCAAAGTCATCCATTGTGTCTGAAAGATAGGCATCATATTTACTTTTATCTGCATCTAAACGAGCAGGGATTGAACCTTTAATTGGATTAAAAGTATCCTGCCCTGCTACAGAGGCAATTGTTTTTAACCATTTTTTAGCATTTTCAGGATTAGGAGCACCTTTTGGTAAACCAAAAGTATCAGTGACAACTACAAATGAACCTTCAGTACCAGGTACAGGCAGCCAGCCAAATTCTTGCCCAGGAGTCCAACCTAAAGTTTTCATATAACCTTCAGCCCAGTCACCCATTATATTAAATCCAGCTTCTCCTTCTTGCATAATCTGAGTCGCATCCTGCCAAGTTAAAGCAGAGTGATCTGAATTAACATATTCCATAATTTGATCAAAATAAACAAGAGCTTCTCTTACTGCTGGATCATCAGCAGCTGTTTCTCCTTCCCAAAGACCATTATAAGCATCTGGGCCTAAAGTCGCTACTAATAAAGTCTCAAAAATTTGAGTTGCTGGCCACTTATTAGTATCACCTAAAGCAAGTGGAACTACTCCAGCTTGGTCAAGTTTTTCTAAAGCAGCAATAAAGCTATCTAAATCTGTTGGTACTTCAACATTATTTTCTGCAAGTACTTCTTTGTTATAAAACATAGCATTTGAGCGGTGAACATTAACCGGTACTGAATAATACTCACCTTGATAAGCAGACATTTCTAAAATTTGCTGATTAAACTTATCTTTGACACCCCATTCTTCTAATAAATCAGTAATTGGCTGCATCATACCTGTTTCAACATAAGTATTAATTAATTCTGCTCCACCATGAACCTGAAAAGAATCAGGTGGGTTAGCTCCAACCATTCTTGTTTTAAGTACTGCCTTAGCATTTGAACCAGCTCCCCCAGCTACTGTAGCATTTACAACTTCAATATTTGGGTATTCTTCATGGAAAAGTTCAATTAAAGCATTCAGACCTTCTTCTTCTCCACCGCCAGTCCACCAGCTAAAAATCTCCACTTCTTCATCCTGAGCTGCAGCTGGTAAGCTGAAAGCTAAAACTAAAGCCAAAATCAATAGTCCACTTAACAAAGCACTTTTTTTCAATAACATTTTTGACCCCCTCTTTTTATTAATACTTTAGTAAAACTGAAATAAAATTATCATTTTATATACTTATTATATCATAATTTTAAACAATTAAAAGATTATTTTGAAAATTAAATAAAAAATGAAGCCCGTCTTTAAACTGACTCCATTTAGATTGATTTCAAAATATTATTGAAATTTTAGTTGCCGTGCTACATATTATTTATCTTAATTTAGCCGCAGCTGCTTTGATGATTAATTTTAATTTAAATTAGTTATTTCTTTTAAATCTATTTTTCAAAAACATACCTTTACTATCTTTAGATTTTTTAGGATCTTTCGGCTCTTCTTCTTTTTCTCCTTCGCCAAAATCATTAATCATCTTTGCTCTACAACTTTGACAAAAAATGCCAGACTTAATCTCTTTAGCACAGCGTTTGCATTTTAGAGTATAATCAATTAATAAACCTTCGGCAGCTAATCTATCTTCGCGCATAAACTTAATTATCAATTCTTTTTCTACTCCAGTTTCTTTGGCTACTTTTAAAGCTGTGGAATTAGGATTATCCCAGAGATAATCTTTAACCTTTTCAAATTTTTCCTCTTCACTTTTTCGACAGTCAGGACAAATTTTCTTACCAGTAGAAGAAAAAAGTTTGCCACATTCTTTACAATTTATCAACTTCATCAGGCTCAACTCCTTTTAGTTAGTTTATTTACACTTAAAATCACCTTTAATTTAAGCTATTCTGTTTTTATTATAACATAGTCTTATTTCTGGCTCCAG includes these proteins:
- a CDS encoding carbohydrate ABC transporter permease → MKEKNTAAEKAIRYSILIIFAIFFLIPMYVLLTTSLKSFSEVSINTMWNLPQSISFAGFKTAFARLAPNVLNSLYLVIPATLFSALLGSMNGYVLAHWKFKGSDTLFALILFGMFIPYQSVLFPLVQFMQSIGLYGSIPGLILVHVVYGLPITTLMFRNYYQDVPQALTEAAKVDGANIFSIYRYIFLPISIPSFVVVFIWQFTNIWNEFLFAVTLTDTQSQPITVALTNLAGSQVVEWNVQMSGAIITALPTLLVYIIFGRYFIKGMLAGSVKG
- a CDS encoding carbohydrate ABC transporter permease produces the protein MKRKHKESLTSLAILSPSIIALSIFVYGFISRSVQISLLDWDTFGSFMRKAKDYIGLENYRQLLQESRFQTDLWNTLYFTLFFILGCLTIGIILSLILNNKPQGSYFFQNLYLFPMAISFVVTGTVWRWIFAPGRLPLNPRGINLLFEQLNLEALQWGWFTSTNNVFGFNIALIAVIIAAIWQYSGYTMAMWLAGLRGIDQQLIEAARIDGASKWQIFTQILFPMQKPITLSAIIVLAHVSLKAFALIYAMTGSGPNNVTDIPAVYMFEATFRSNRYSTGSAIAIVLLMMVGLLIIPYLIHSFKED
- a CDS encoding ABC transporter substrate-binding protein, producing the protein MLLKKSALLSGLLILALVLAFSLPAAAQDEEVEIFSWWTGGGEEEGLNALIELFHEEYPNIEVVNATVAGGAGSNAKAVLKTRMVGANPPDSFQVHGGAELINTYVETGMMQPITDLLEEWGVKDKFNQQILEMSAYQGEYYSVPVNVHRSNAMFYNKEVLAENNVEVPTDLDSFIAALEKLDQAGVVPLALGDTNKWPATQIFETLLVATLGPDAYNGLWEGETAADDPAVREALVYFDQIMEYVNSDHSALTWQDATQIMQEGEAGFNIMGDWAEGYMKTLGWTPGQEFGWLPVPGTEGSFVVVTDTFGLPKGAPNPENAKKWLKTIASVAGQDTFNPIKGSIPARLDADKSKYDAYLSDTMDDFANDTLVPSIAHGSAAPEGFITALSDTINSFITSGDVDQAFESFQQNHQEYVQ
- a CDS encoding flagellar protein gives rise to the protein MKLINCKECGKLFSSTGKKICPDCRKSEEEKFEKVKDYLWDNPNSTALKVAKETGVEKELIIKFMREDRLAAEGLLIDYTLKCKRCAKEIKSGIFCQSCRAKMINDFGEGEKEEEPKDPKKSKDSKGMFLKNRFKRNN